From the Maridesulfovibrio zosterae DSM 11974 genome, the window AGATAGCCAGGATGGGCTGTTTCGATTTCCCCGCAAGCAATGTCGTCATCCTTTTTCCGTTCCAGAGCTTGAACCTGCGCTTCGGTAAGGACAATTCCTTGCTCTGCTGAAATCTTTTCCAAAGCCTTCAGGCGGAGCTTGAAATTATGAAGACCGTGCCGCAGCCAAATAGATCTAATGCCGGACGGCGAGACAAAAACACCTAATTTTCTTAGCTCGTTACTGGCTCTTGTTTGTCCATGAGCAGGAAAGTCAGTTGCGTAAACAAAGACTGCGTCTTCGATAGCCTGATCAACTCTATTTTTTAGGTTTGGCTTACGACGTGATTTATCAAAAAGAGCTTCGACTCCGCCTTCTTCCTTGGCTGACTGATACCGATAAAAAGTGTCACGAGAAAAGCCCATCAACTTGCAAGCTCTCGAAACATTACCAAGCTCTTCAGCCAGATTTAACAGACCAATCTTGTGTTTTATGATGTTTTGATTGAAACTAGACATGTGGTTCTCCTTGGGCATGGTGCCCTGTTTTGATGGTTCGTTAGTATTCCCATCAAAAAGGAGAACCTCTTTTGTTTCAAGAGGAAATGTCAGATCAAGTCGGAACTAATACACTTAATTATTATAAAATGGCTGCAATAGCTGATCCTGAAAATAAAAGTGCCAGTAATTCTGTTTCGCGCGTAAGAAAAATGGTTGATGCCTCTCTTAAAGTTCCAGATCCTCACAAAATAGATAATTACAAAATCGGACCCTATACGGAGAATTAGATGCGTAAAAAATACTTTGCTTTCACAATTTTACTTGCATTAGCATGCATGTTTTCCGGCTGCACACCAAAGGTAAAAATTAAACTGCTTGCTCCAGGCGATATCAAAATATTAGGAGTCAGTAAAATTGCGGTATTGCCTTTCAACTCTATAACTTGCAACCTTAAAAACGGAAAATATACCGCAAACAAACGGGATTGCGAACTCGCCCGACGCTGTGTTGAAAGTGCTCT encodes:
- a CDS encoding helix-turn-helix domain-containing protein, producing the protein MSSFNQNIIKHKIGLLNLAEELGNVSRACKLMGFSRDTFYRYQSAKEEGGVEALFDKSRRKPNLKNRVDQAIEDAVFVYATDFPAHGQTRASNELRKLGVFVSPSGIRSIWLRHGLHNFKLRLKALEKISAEQGIVLTEAQVQALERKKDDDIACGEIETAHPGYL